From the Homo sapiens chromosome 1, GRCh38.p14 Primary Assembly genome, one window contains:
- the RUNX3 gene encoding runt-related transcription factor 3 isoform 1 (isoform 1 is encoded by transcript variant 1), translating into MASNSIFDSFPTYSPTFIRDPSTSRRFTPPSPAFPCGGGGGKMGENSGALSAQAAVGPGGRARPEVRSMVDVLADHAGELVRTDSPNFLCSVLPSHWRCNKTLPVAFKVVALGDVPDGTVVTVMAGNDENYSAELRNASAVMKNQVARFNDLRFVGRSGRGKSFTLTITVFTNPTQVATYHRAIKVTVDGPREPRRHRQKLEDQTKPFPDRFGDLERLRMRVTPSTPSPRGSLSTTSHFSSQPQTPIQGTSELNPFSDPRQFDRSFPTLPTLTESRFPDPRMHYPGAMSAAFPYSATPSGTSISSLSVAGMPATSRFHHTYLPPPYPGAPQNQSGPFQANPSPYHLYYGTSSGSYQFSMVAGSSSGGDRSPTRMLASCTSSAASVAAGNLMNPSLGGQSDGVEADGSHSNSPTALSTPGRMDEAVWRPY; encoded by the exons ACCCAAGCACCAGCCGCCGCTTCACACCTCCCTCCCCGGCCTTCccctgcggcggcggcggcggcaagATGGGCGAGAACAGCGGCGCGCTGAGCGCGCAGGCGGCCGTGGGGCCCGGAGGGCGCGCCCGGCCCGAGGTGCGCTCGATGGTGGACGTGCTGGCGGACCACGCAGGCGAGCTCGTGCGCACCGACAGCCCCAACTTCCTCTGCTCCGTGCTGCCCTCGCACTGGCGCTGCAACAAGACGCTGCCCGTCGCCTTCAAG GTGGTGGCATTGGGGGACGTGCCGGATGGTACGGTGGTGACTGTGATGGCAGGCAATGACGAGAACTACTCCGCTGAGCTGCGCAATGCCTCGGCCGTCATGAAGAACCAGGTGGCCAGGTTCAACGACCTTCGCTTCGTGGGCCGCAGTGGGCGAG GGAAGAGTTTCACCCTGACCATCACTGTGTTCACCAACCCCACCCAAGTGGCGACCTACCACCGAGCCATCAAGGTGACCGTGGACGGACCCCGGGAGCCCAGAC GGCACCGGCAGAAGCTGGAGGACCAGACCAAGCCGTTCCCTGACCGCTTTGGGGACCTGGAACGGCTGCGCATGCGGGTGACACCGAGCACACCCAGCCCCCGAGGCTCACTCAGCACCACAAGCCACTTCAGCAGCCAGCCCCAGACCCCAATCCAAG GCACCTCGGAACTGAACCCATTCTCCGACCCCCGCCAGTTTGACCGCTCCTTCCCCACGCTGCCAACCCTCACGGAGAGCCGCTTCCCAGACCCCAGGATGCATTATCCCGGGGCCATGTCAGCTGCCTTCCCCTACAGCGCCACGCCCTCGGGCACGAGCATCAGCAGCCTCAGCGTGGCGGGCATGCCGGCCACCAGCCGCTTCCACCATACCTACCTCCCGCCACCCTACCCGGGGGCCCCGCAGAACCAGAGCGGGCCCTTCCAGGCCAACCCGTCCCCCTACCACCTCTACTACGGGACATCCTCTGGCTCCTACCAGTTCTCCATGGTGGCCGGCAGCAGCAGTGGGGGCGACCGCTCACCTACCCGCATGCTGGCCTCTTGCACCAGCAGCGCTGCCTCTGTCGCCGCCGGCAACCTCatgaaccccagcctgggcggCCAGAGTGATGGCGTGGAGGCCGACGGCAGCCACAGCAACTCACCCACGGCCCTGAGCACGCCAGGCCGCATGGATGAGGCCGTGTGGCGGCCCTACTGA
- the RUNX3 gene encoding runt-related transcription factor 3 isoform X2: MASNSIFDSFPTYSPTFIRDPSTSRRFTPPSPAFPCGGGGGKMGENSGALSAQAAVGPGGRARPEVRSMVDVLADHAGELVRTDSPNFLCSVLPSHWRCNKTLPVAFKVVALGDVPDGTVVTVMAGNDENYSAELRNASAVMKNQVARFNDLRFVGRSGRGKSFTLTITVFTNPTQVATYHRAIKVTVDGPREPRRTSELNPFSDPRQFDRSFPTLPTLTESRFPDPRMHYPGAMSAAFPYSATPSGTSISSLSVAGMPATSRFHHTYLPPPYPGAPQNQSGPFQANPSPYHLYYGTSSGSYQFSMVAGSSSGGDRSPTRMLASCTSSAASVAAGNLMNPSLGGQSDGVEADGSHSNSPTALSTPGRMDEAVWRPY; this comes from the exons ACCCAAGCACCAGCCGCCGCTTCACACCTCCCTCCCCGGCCTTCccctgcggcggcggcggcggcaagATGGGCGAGAACAGCGGCGCGCTGAGCGCGCAGGCGGCCGTGGGGCCCGGAGGGCGCGCCCGGCCCGAGGTGCGCTCGATGGTGGACGTGCTGGCGGACCACGCAGGCGAGCTCGTGCGCACCGACAGCCCCAACTTCCTCTGCTCCGTGCTGCCCTCGCACTGGCGCTGCAACAAGACGCTGCCCGTCGCCTTCAAG GTGGTGGCATTGGGGGACGTGCCGGATGGTACGGTGGTGACTGTGATGGCAGGCAATGACGAGAACTACTCCGCTGAGCTGCGCAATGCCTCGGCCGTCATGAAGAACCAGGTGGCCAGGTTCAACGACCTTCGCTTCGTGGGCCGCAGTGGGCGAG GGAAGAGTTTCACCCTGACCATCACTGTGTTCACCAACCCCACCCAAGTGGCGACCTACCACCGAGCCATCAAGGTGACCGTGGACGGACCCCGGGAGCCCAGAC GCACCTCGGAACTGAACCCATTCTCCGACCCCCGCCAGTTTGACCGCTCCTTCCCCACGCTGCCAACCCTCACGGAGAGCCGCTTCCCAGACCCCAGGATGCATTATCCCGGGGCCATGTCAGCTGCCTTCCCCTACAGCGCCACGCCCTCGGGCACGAGCATCAGCAGCCTCAGCGTGGCGGGCATGCCGGCCACCAGCCGCTTCCACCATACCTACCTCCCGCCACCCTACCCGGGGGCCCCGCAGAACCAGAGCGGGCCCTTCCAGGCCAACCCGTCCCCCTACCACCTCTACTACGGGACATCCTCTGGCTCCTACCAGTTCTCCATGGTGGCCGGCAGCAGCAGTGGGGGCGACCGCTCACCTACCCGCATGCTGGCCTCTTGCACCAGCAGCGCTGCCTCTGTCGCCGCCGGCAACCTCatgaaccccagcctgggcggCCAGAGTGATGGCGTGGAGGCCGACGGCAGCCACAGCAACTCACCCACGGCCCTGAGCACGCCAGGCCGCATGGATGAGGCCGTGTGGCGGCCCTACTGA
- the RUNX3 gene encoding runt-related transcription factor 3 isoform 2 (isoform 2 is encoded by transcript variant 2): MRIPVDPSTSRRFTPPSPAFPCGGGGGKMGENSGALSAQAAVGPGGRARPEVRSMVDVLADHAGELVRTDSPNFLCSVLPSHWRCNKTLPVAFKVVALGDVPDGTVVTVMAGNDENYSAELRNASAVMKNQVARFNDLRFVGRSGRGKSFTLTITVFTNPTQVATYHRAIKVTVDGPREPRRHRQKLEDQTKPFPDRFGDLERLRMRVTPSTPSPRGSLSTTSHFSSQPQTPIQGTSELNPFSDPRQFDRSFPTLPTLTESRFPDPRMHYPGAMSAAFPYSATPSGTSISSLSVAGMPATSRFHHTYLPPPYPGAPQNQSGPFQANPSPYHLYYGTSSGSYQFSMVAGSSSGGDRSPTRMLASCTSSAASVAAGNLMNPSLGGQSDGVEADGSHSNSPTALSTPGRMDEAVWRPY, translated from the exons ATGCGTATTCCCGTAGACCCAAGCACCAGCCGCCGCTTCACACCTCCCTCCCCGGCCTTCccctgcggcggcggcggcggcaagATGGGCGAGAACAGCGGCGCGCTGAGCGCGCAGGCGGCCGTGGGGCCCGGAGGGCGCGCCCGGCCCGAGGTGCGCTCGATGGTGGACGTGCTGGCGGACCACGCAGGCGAGCTCGTGCGCACCGACAGCCCCAACTTCCTCTGCTCCGTGCTGCCCTCGCACTGGCGCTGCAACAAGACGCTGCCCGTCGCCTTCAAG GTGGTGGCATTGGGGGACGTGCCGGATGGTACGGTGGTGACTGTGATGGCAGGCAATGACGAGAACTACTCCGCTGAGCTGCGCAATGCCTCGGCCGTCATGAAGAACCAGGTGGCCAGGTTCAACGACCTTCGCTTCGTGGGCCGCAGTGGGCGAG GGAAGAGTTTCACCCTGACCATCACTGTGTTCACCAACCCCACCCAAGTGGCGACCTACCACCGAGCCATCAAGGTGACCGTGGACGGACCCCGGGAGCCCAGAC GGCACCGGCAGAAGCTGGAGGACCAGACCAAGCCGTTCCCTGACCGCTTTGGGGACCTGGAACGGCTGCGCATGCGGGTGACACCGAGCACACCCAGCCCCCGAGGCTCACTCAGCACCACAAGCCACTTCAGCAGCCAGCCCCAGACCCCAATCCAAG GCACCTCGGAACTGAACCCATTCTCCGACCCCCGCCAGTTTGACCGCTCCTTCCCCACGCTGCCAACCCTCACGGAGAGCCGCTTCCCAGACCCCAGGATGCATTATCCCGGGGCCATGTCAGCTGCCTTCCCCTACAGCGCCACGCCCTCGGGCACGAGCATCAGCAGCCTCAGCGTGGCGGGCATGCCGGCCACCAGCCGCTTCCACCATACCTACCTCCCGCCACCCTACCCGGGGGCCCCGCAGAACCAGAGCGGGCCCTTCCAGGCCAACCCGTCCCCCTACCACCTCTACTACGGGACATCCTCTGGCTCCTACCAGTTCTCCATGGTGGCCGGCAGCAGCAGTGGGGGCGACCGCTCACCTACCCGCATGCTGGCCTCTTGCACCAGCAGCGCTGCCTCTGTCGCCGCCGGCAACCTCatgaaccccagcctgggcggCCAGAGTGATGGCGTGGAGGCCGACGGCAGCCACAGCAACTCACCCACGGCCCTGAGCACGCCAGGCCGCATGGATGAGGCCGTGTGGCGGCCCTACTGA